The nucleotide sequence TGAGCGCGGCCTCACGCATGGTGCGTTTGAACACGGTGATCTGGTCGGCCAGGTGCAGGGCGTCGCCGTGACGGAAGTTGATCTCCATCTGCGCCGGACCTTCCTCGTGGATCAGCGTGTCGAGATCCAGCTCCTGCGCTTCGCACCAGTCATACATGTCCTCGAACAGCGGGTCGAATTCGTTCGCCGCGTCGATGGAGAACGACTGGCGCCCGGTTTCCGGACGCCCGGAGCGGCCGACCGGCGCCTGCAACGGGTAGTCGGGGTCGTCACTGCGCTTGGTCAGGTAGAACTCCATCTCCGGCGCGACGATCGGCTTCCAGCCCTTGTCGGCGTACATCTTCAGGACTTTCTTGAGGATGTTGCGCGGCGACAGGTCGATCGGGTTGCCGAGCTTGTCGAAGGTGTCGTGGATGACCATGGCCGTTGGTTCGATGGCCCAGGGCACCAGGAACACCGCGCCCTCGTCCGGCCGGCAGATCATGTCGATGTCCGCCGGGTCGAGCAGCTCGTAATAGATGTCATCCTCGACGTAGTCGCCGGTGACGGTTTGCAGCAGCACGCTTTCCGGCAGGCGCATGCCTTTTTCGTCGAGGAACTTGTTGGTCGGCGCGATCTTGCCGCGGGCGATGCCGGTCAGGTCGCTGATCAAGCATTCGACTTCGGTGATTTTGCGTTCTTTCAGCCAGCTGGAGAGCTGGTCGAGACTGGTACTCATAGAGACCTCAGGGTTAAGAGCTGCACCTTTTATATAGCTGAGCTCAGCGTTGCCCCGCCCTCTTCCTGCAAGCCTCACCAAAGGCCTGGAAAATGGCGAGATAATCGGGATTGCTGCGTACTTGCCACTCTGGATGCCATTGCACCCCCAGCGTAAAGCTTTTGGCTCCTTCGACCGAGATCGCCTCGATCAGCCCATCAGGGGCCAGAGCCTCGACTCGCAGGCCCGGCGCCAGACGATCAACGCCCTGGCCATGAATCGAATTGACTTGAATCTCGCGTGGCAAGCCGAGGCCGGCGAGGACCCCGCCTGGCTGCACCTGCAGCGGGTGGCGTGGCGCATATTGAACATCCAGCGGCTGGTTTTCCGGCTCGCGGTGGTCGATGAACGGCCCAGCCTCGTGCACCTTCTGATGCAGGCTGCCGCCGAACGCGACGTTCATTTCCTGGAAGCCGCGGCAGATTCCGAGCAGCGGAACGCCAGCGGCCACCGCGGCGCGCAGCAGCGGCAGGGTGGTGCGATCACGTTCGGGATCATGCGGGGTGCCCGGCGCGCTGGCCGAGCCACCATATAGATGCGGCTCAACGTTGGACGGCGAGCCGGTGAACAACAAGCCATCGAGGCTTTCCAGCAATGCGTGGGGGTCGATCAGATCGCCGAGGGCGGGGATCACCAAGGGTAGTCCACCGGCACCAAGCACCGCTGCACGCAGGTATTTGTCGCCGACGATATGGTAGGAATGCAGGCCGATCTGCTTGGTGCAAGCGGTGACGCCGATCAATGGCAGGCGAGCCATGAGACACCCGATTTATTGCTGTTATGGGTTTCGGCCGAGCTTAGCCTT is from Pseudomonas sp. LS44 and encodes:
- a CDS encoding glutamine synthetase family protein, with protein sequence MSTSLDQLSSWLKERKITEVECLISDLTGIARGKIAPTNKFLDEKGMRLPESVLLQTVTGDYVEDDIYYELLDPADIDMICRPDEGAVFLVPWAIEPTAMVIHDTFDKLGNPIDLSPRNILKKVLKMYADKGWKPIVAPEMEFYLTKRSDDPDYPLQAPVGRSGRPETGRQSFSIDAANEFDPLFEDMYDWCEAQELDLDTLIHEEGPAQMEINFRHGDALHLADQITVFKRTMREAALKHNVAATFMAKPITDEPGSAMHLHQSVVDLETGKNIFSNDDGSMSELFLNHIGGLQKFIPEVLPLFAPNVNSFRRFLPDTSAPVNVEWGEENRTVGLRVPDSNPDNRRVENRLAGADANPYLAIAASLLCGYIGMVDGLKPSAQVKGRAYERRNLRLPLTIEDALERMGNCKALEKYLGQRFIDAYVAVKRAEHENYKRVISSWEREFLLFSV
- a CDS encoding gamma-glutamyl-gamma-aminobutyrate hydrolase family protein — its product is MARLPLIGVTACTKQIGLHSYHIVGDKYLRAAVLGAGGLPLVIPALGDLIDPHALLESLDGLLFTGSPSNVEPHLYGGSASAPGTPHDPERDRTTLPLLRAAVAAGVPLLGICRGFQEMNVAFGGSLHQKVHEAGPFIDHREPENQPLDVQYAPRHPLQVQPGGVLAGLGLPREIQVNSIHGQGVDRLAPGLRVEALAPDGLIEAISVEGAKSFTLGVQWHPEWQVRSNPDYLAIFQAFGEACRKRAGQR